The Oryzias melastigma strain HK-1 linkage group LG6, ASM292280v2, whole genome shotgun sequence genome includes a window with the following:
- the galk2 gene encoding N-acetylgalactosamine kinase codes for MASNPSKIKTKVASNERLKSLKNAFEAKYGESPLFYACAPGRVNLIGEHIDYCGYSVLPMAIEQSILAAVSLNNSGMIQLANTNPQYKDYEVACSEDITIDKDDPKWYYYFLCGVKGIQEKFGITHLAGMSCVVDGSIPPSSGLSSSSALVCCAGLLTMEANQKSLSKVALAEICAKCERYIGTEGGGMDQSISFLAEKGTAKLIEFQPLRATDVKLPEGAVFVISNCCKEMNKAASSHYNIRVVECRIATKMLAHRRGLDPSKVSKLSQVQTELNASLEEMLALVEEAFHPEPYTREEICKLLSIPSEQFSTELLSANTQHVTHFKLYQRSKHVYGEAARVMSFKSVCDSEPADAIRLLGELMNQSHVSCRDLYECSCPELDQLVDICLKSGAVGSRLTGAGWGGCAVSMVPSGKVESFLKAVRDAYYTPDPRRAAMEEQSLFVSKPGGGAALFLED; via the exons ATGGCCTCAAACCCATCCAAGATAAAGACAAAGGTTGCTTCAAATGAAAG GTTGAAAAGCTTGAAAAACGCATTTGAAGCCAAGTATGGAGAGTCCCCACTCTTCTATGCGTGTGCACCTGGAAGAGTTAATCTAATAG GGGAGCACATTGATTATTGCGGTTATTCTGTACTGCCGATGGCCATTGAGCAGAGCATCCTTGCAGCCGTGTCTCTGAACAACTCTGGAATGATCCAACTGGCAAACACGAATCCTCAATATAA GGATTATGAAGTGGCATGCTCAGAGGACATCACCATAGACAAAGACGACCCAAAGTggtattattattttctctgtGGAGTTAAAGGTATTCAG gagAAGTTTGGGATCACTCATTTAGCTGGGATGTCCTGTGTCGTAGATGGTTCTATTCCTCCCAGTTCTGGTCTATCCAGCTCCAGTGCTTTGGTTTGTTGCGCTGGTCTCTTAACTATGGAAGCCAATCAGAAATCCCTGTCCAAG GTGGCTCTTGCTGAGATATGTGCCAAATGTGAACGCTACATCGGTACAGAGGGGGGAGGCATGGACCAGTCCATTTCTTTTCTGGCAGAAAAAGGCACT GCAAAGCTGATAGAGTTTCAGCCCCTGCGGGCCACTGATGTGAAGCTTCCAGAAGGAGCTGTGTTTGTGATTTCCAACTGCTGCAAAGAGATGAACAAAGCTGCCTCCTCTCACTACAACATCCGCGTGGTGGAGTGCCGGATTGCCACAAAG ATGCTGGCGCATCGTCGTGGTCTGGATCCAAGCAAAGTGTCCAAGCTGTCCCAGGTTCAGACTGAACTGAACGCCTCTTTGGAGGAGATGCTGGCCCTGGTGGAGGAGGCGTTTCATCCTGAACCGTACACTCGGGAAGAGATCTGCAAGCTGCTGAGCATCCCCTCAGAGCAGTTCTCCACAGAGCTGCTGAGTGCCAACACCCAGCATG TCACACACTTTAAGCTTTACCAGCGGAGCAAACACGTGTACGGTGAAGCTGCCCGGGTGATGAGCTTCAAGAGCGTCTGTGACTCCGAACCGGCCGACGCCATACGGCTGCTGGGGGAGCTGATGAACCAGAGCCATGTGAGCTGCAGAGACCTCTATGAATGCAGCTGTCCTGAACTGGACCAACTGGTGGACATCTGTCT AAAGTCTGGGGCCGTTGGGTCCCGGTTGACAGGAGCCGGTTGGGGAGGCTGTGCCGTCTCCATGGTTCCCAGCGGGAAGGTGGAGTCTTTCCTGAAAGCTGTCAGAGATGCATACTACACCCCCGACCCCCGCAGGGCAGCTATGGAAgaacaaagtttgtttgtttcaaagcCGGGTGGCGGAGCTGCACTTTTCCTGGAAGACTAA